A region from the Planctomycetia bacterium genome encodes:
- a CDS encoding nitroreductase family protein, which produces MKPPVTIPLAYHPSFSDAEMLQRAELFYQQMNQRRTVRHFSNRPVDQAVIEAAIRSAGTSPSGANLQPWHFVAISNRDIKRTIRLAAEEEEREFYAHRAPPEWLAALEPLGTDSNKPFLEDAPWLIACMVQPYGFKEDGSQLKHYYAVESTGIAVGMLITCLHQAGLATLTHTPSPMKFLNAILNRPAFERPFLLLVVGHPVLDAQVPDIHRKSLNQIATILK; this is translated from the coding sequence ATGAAACCGCCTGTGACAATTCCTTTGGCATACCATCCGTCTTTTTCTGATGCGGAAATGCTACAGCGTGCTGAACTCTTTTATCAACAAATGAATCAACGGCGTACGGTCAGGCACTTCAGCAATCGGCCAGTAGATCAGGCAGTTATTGAAGCGGCAATCCGATCAGCTGGAACCTCACCCAGCGGGGCCAATCTGCAGCCCTGGCATTTTGTGGCCATCAGTAATCGCGATATCAAGCGAACCATTCGCCTGGCTGCTGAGGAAGAGGAACGGGAATTCTATGCTCACCGGGCGCCACCAGAATGGCTGGCTGCTTTGGAGCCACTCGGTACCGATAGCAATAAACCATTTCTGGAAGACGCACCCTGGCTGATTGCATGCATGGTGCAACCCTATGGCTTCAAGGAAGATGGATCGCAACTCAAGCATTATTATGCAGTAGAATCTACTGGTATCGCGGTGGGTATGCTGATCACCTGTCTGCATCAGGCCGGGTTGGCAACTTTAACGCATACACCCAGCCCCATGAAGTTCCTGAATGCGATTTTGAATCGACCTGCCTTCGAACGTCCGTTTCTGCTCCTGGTGGTGGGGCATCCTGTTTTAGATGCACAGGTTCCAGACATTCATCGAAAGTCATTGAACCAGATTGCAACAATATTGAAATGA